From Diospyros lotus cultivar Yz01 chromosome 4, ASM1463336v1, whole genome shotgun sequence, a single genomic window includes:
- the LOC127799907 gene encoding protein WEAK CHLOROPLAST MOVEMENT UNDER BLUE LIGHT 1 isoform X2, which produces MDTEKLQLQQEESAAGLSVSLPASTSRATPIVEEAAVPSEKDPERLQPQQEESLAGLPESIPSFTSEAIPIVKQKAMVSSDKDPEKLQPQQEERVTGLSESIPSFTSEAIPIVEQKAMVSSDKDPEKLQPQQEERVTGLSESIPSFTSEAIPIVEQKAMVSSDKDPEKLQPQQEEWVTGLSESIPSFTSEAIPIVEQKAMVSSDRDPEKLQPQQEERVTGLSESIPSFTSEAIPIVEQKAMVSSDKDPEKLQPQQEERVTGLSESIPSFTSEAIPIVEHKTPIPSDKDPTNLQQQQQERVACLPESILSSNSEARASDDLQQSVESDSVPSTHLQPNGTSNGHALEQYSSVQSTNKPDILEPLEKENVTGLAVSISSSTSRAKPDAALQQSQEDSFATSSHVNVIVPTASSPGVNDAENDHHLVPSNKSHQQKAEVSGDAFNITEPADPSKHLKKVNVNRVLIDTAAPFESVKAAVSKFGGIVDWKAHRVHTVEKRKLIEEELEKAKEEIPICKNQFLDAEDSKNHVLKDLDSTKRLIEELKLNLERAQIEEQQAKQDAELAKLRVEEMEKGIAAEASVAAKAQLEVARARCTAAVSQLKSVNHELEELSKDFALLASERDLAVKRAEEAVFAAKEVEKTVEELTIELITTRESLESAHAAHLEAEEQRIGALLATEQDTHNWEKELKEAEEELERLNQHILSAKDLKSKLATSSALLADLKIELGAYMESKVPQENDEESHAQGQTDELEKRTHSEIEAAVALANKELEEVKLNLEKSINEVNCLKEAAMALKSELEIEKSALAAIRQREGMAAIAVAALETELSKTKSEIATVRLKEKEARQMMVDLPKQLQQAAEDADQAKSLAQMAREDLHKAEEEADHAKAGVSILKSRLVAAEKEIEAARASEKLALSAIKALKESESAHSHDNSPAGVTLSVEDYYELSKQAHHAEELANERVATAVLHVEAAKESESRTLKKLEEFVREMAAQKEALEIAMLKAETAQEGKLGVEQELRKWRAENEKRRKASESNQGAVNPNKSPRTSFEETKETKNFIHAPDASLPVQHHGLISQKDYYAPANNTETDSSPDVKTTKKKRRSFLRIFMFLTRKKSHSNKSK; this is translated from the exons ATGGATACAGAAAAATTGCAGCTGCAACAAGAGGAAAGTGCAGCAGGTCTTTCAGTATCCCTTCCAGCATCTACCTCAAGAGCAACACCCATAGTTGAGGAGGCTGCAGTTCCATCAGAAAAGGATCCAGAGAGATTGCAACCACAACAAGAGGAGAGCTTAGCAGGTCTTCCAGAATCCATTCCATCATTTACCTCAGAAGCAATACCCATAGTTAAACAAAAGGCTATGGTTTCATCAGACAAGGATCCAGAGAAATTGCAGCCACAACAAGAGGAGAGGGTAACAGGGCTTTCAGAATCTATTCCATCATTTACCTCAGAAGCAATACCCATAGTTGAACAAAAGGCTATGGTTTCATCAGACAAGGATCCAGAGAAATTGCAGCCACAACAAGAGGAGAGGGTAACAGGGCTTTCAGAATCCATTCCATCATTTACCTCAGAAGCAATACCCATAGTTGAACAAAAGGCTATGGTTTCATCAGACAAGGATCCAGAGAAATTGCAGCCACAACAAGAGGAGTGGGTAACAGGGCTTTCAGAATCCATTCCATCATTTACCTCAGAAGCAATACCCATAGTTGAACAAAAGGCTATGGTTTCATCAGACAGGGATCCAGAGAAATTGCAGCCACAACAAGAGGAGAGGGTAACAGGGCTTTCAGAATCCATTCCATCATTTACCTCAGAAGCAATACCCATAGTTGAACAAAAGGCTATGGTTTCATCAGACAAGGATCCAGAGAAATTGCAGCCACAACAAGAGGAGAGGGTAACAGGGCTTTCAGAATCCATTCCATCATTTACCTCAGAAGCAATACCCATAGTTGAACACAAGACTCCAATTCCATCTGACAAGGATCCAACAAACTTACAGCAGCAGCAACAGGAAAGAGTGGCATGTCTTCCAGAATCCATTCTATCGTCTAACTCTGAAGCAAGAGCCAGTGATGATTTGCAGCAATCTGTAGAAAGTGATTCTGTTCCCAGTACTCATCTTCAACCAAATGGCACTTCTAATGGACATGCACTTGAGCAGTATTCCAGTGTTCAATCAACCAATAAACCAGACATATTGGAGCCATTGGAAAAGGAAAATGTAACAGGCCTTGCAGTGTCCATTTCATCAAGCACCTCCAGAGCAAAACCGGATGCCGCTTTGCAGCAATCTCAAGAAGACAGTTTTGCTACGAGCTCCCATGTTAATGTAATTGTACCTACTGCTTCATCCCCAGGGGTGAATGATGCTGAGAATGACCATCATCTAGTGCCATCCAATAAGTCTCATCAGCAAAAGGCTGAAGTTTCCGGAGATGCCTTTAATATAACAGAGCCTGCTGACCCTTCTAAGCATCTAAAGAAGGTCAATGTAAACAGAGTTCTGATAGATACAGCAGCACCTTTTGAATCTGTCAAAGCTGCTGTTTCGAAATTTGGGGGAATTGTTGATTGGAAGGCACATAGAGTCCATACTGTAGAG AAACGCAAGCTTATAGAAGAGGAACTAGAGAAAGCAAAGGAAGAGATTCCAATTTGTAAGAACCAGTTTCTTGATGCTGAAGATTCAAAAAATCATGTATTAAAAGATCTAGACAGTACCAAGAGACTCATTGAAGAATTGAAACTCAACCTTGAGAGAGCACAGATAGAAGAGCAACAGGCAAAACAGGATGCTGAACTTGCAAAGCTCAGGGTAGAAGAGATGGAGAAAGGAATTGCTGCTGAGGCTAGTGTGGCAGCAAAGGCACAGCTTGAGGTTGCCCGAGCAAGGTGTACAGCTGCTGTTTCACAGCTGAAAAGTGTGAATCATGAACTAGAAGAACTTAGTAAAGATTTTGCTTTATTAGCATCTGAGAGAGACCTAGCTGTTAAGCGAGCCGAGGAGGCTGTTTTTGCCGCAAAAGAAGTTGAGAAGACAGTGGAAGAACTGACAATTGAATTGATCACCACAAGGGAATCTTTGGAGTCCGCACATGCTGCCCATCTGGAGGCAGAGGAACAAAGAATTGGTGCACTTTTGGCAACAGAACAAGATACTCACAATTGGGAGAAGGAATTGAAGGAGGCAGAAGAAGAGCTAGAGAGGCTAAATCAGCATATTTTGTCAGCAAAAGATCTCAAATCAAAACTAGCTACTTCTTCAGCACTGCTTGCAGATTTGAAAATTGAATTAGGAGCTTATATGGAATCAAAAGTGCCGCAGGAAAATGATGAAGAATCTCATGCACAAGGCCAGACAGATGAACTGGAGAAGAGAACACACTCTGAAATAGAAGCAGCAGTTGCTTTGGCCAACAAGGAACTTGAAGAAGTGAAGCTCAACCTTGAGAAATCCATTAATGAGGTTAATTGCTTGAAGGAGGCAGCCATGGCATTAAAGTCTGAGctagaaatagaaaaatcagCACTTGCTGCCATTAGGCAGAGAGAAGGGATGGCGGCAATAGCAGTTGCGGCCCTTGAAACAGAGCTGAGCAAGACTAAATCCGAGATTGCTACTGTTCggttgaaagaaaaagaagcaagacAGATGATGGTGGATCTACCCAAGCAATTACAGCAGGCAGCCGAAGATGCAGATCAGGCCAAGTCACTTGCTCAAATGGCTCGTGAGGATTTGCACAAGGCAGAGGAAGAAGCAGACCATGCAAAAGCTGGAGTAAGCATCTTGAAGAGTAGGCTAGTAGCGGCTGAAAAGGAGATCGAAGCTGCTAGAGCTTCAGAAAAGTTGGCATTATCAGCAATAAAAGCTCTGAAAGAGAGTGAATCAGCTCACAGCCATGACAACTCACCTGCCGGAGTAACGCTTTCTGTGGAGGACTACTATGAACTCAGCAAGCAGGCCCATCATGCAGAGGAGCTGGCTAACGAGAGGGTGGCCACTGCCGTCCTCCATGTCGAGGCAGCCAAGGAATCTGAATCCCGAACCTTGAAAAAGTTAGAGGAATTTGTCCGTGAAATGGCTGCACAAAAGGAAGCATTGGAAATAGCAATGCTGAAGGCTGAGACGGCCCAGGAAGGGAAATTGGGTGTCGAACAGGAACTGAGAAAATGGAGAGCTGAGAATGAGAAACGACGAAAAGCCAGCGAGTCCAATCAAGGAGCAGTGAACCCAAATAAGAGCCCAAGGACAAGCTTTGAGGAGACGAAAGAAACCAAGAACTTTATCCATGCGCCAGATGCTTCCCTACCTGTCCAGCACCATGGATTAATAAGCCAGAAGGACTACTACGCACCTGCAAATAACACTGAAACTGATTCTTCTCCGGATGTTAAGACTACGAAGAAAAAGAGGAGATCGTTCCTCCGGATCTTCATGTTCTTGACCAGGAAAAAGTCACACTCAAACAAGTCAAAGTAA
- the LOC127799907 gene encoding protein WEAK CHLOROPLAST MOVEMENT UNDER BLUE LIGHT 1 isoform X4: MSSTSEAIDIVEQNVLVPSDMDTEKLQLQQEESAAGLSVSLPASTSRATPIVEEAAVPSEKDPERLQPQQEESLAGLPESIPSFTSEAIPIVKQKAMVSSDKDPEKLQPQQEERVTGLSESIPSFTSEAIPIVEQKAMVSSDKDPEKLQPQQEERVTGLSESIPSFTSEAIPIVEQKAMVSSDKDPEKLQPQQEEWVTGLSESIPSFTSEAIPIVEQKAMVSSDKDPEKLQPQQEERVTGLSESIPSFTSEAIPIVEHKTPIPSDKDPTNLQQQQQERVACLPESILSSNSEARASDDLQQSVESDSVPSTHLQPNGTSNGHALEQYSSVQSTNKPDILEPLEKENVTGLAVSISSSTSRAKPDAALQQSQEDSFATSSHVNVIVPTASSPGVNDAENDHHLVPSNKSHQQKAEVSGDAFNITEPADPSKHLKKVNVNRVLIDTAAPFESVKAAVSKFGGIVDWKAHRVHTVEKRKLIEEELEKAKEEIPICKNQFLDAEDSKNHVLKDLDSTKRLIEELKLNLERAQIEEQQAKQDAELAKLRVEEMEKGIAAEASVAAKAQLEVARARCTAAVSQLKSVNHELEELSKDFALLASERDLAVKRAEEAVFAAKEVEKTVEELTIELITTRESLESAHAAHLEAEEQRIGALLATEQDTHNWEKELKEAEEELERLNQHILSAKDLKSKLATSSALLADLKIELGAYMESKVPQENDEESHAQGQTDELEKRTHSEIEAAVALANKELEEVKLNLEKSINEVNCLKEAAMALKSELEIEKSALAAIRQREGMAAIAVAALETELSKTKSEIATVRLKEKEARQMMVDLPKQLQQAAEDADQAKSLAQMAREDLHKAEEEADHAKAGVSILKSRLVAAEKEIEAARASEKLALSAIKALKESESAHSHDNSPAGVTLSVEDYYELSKQAHHAEELANERVATAVLHVEAAKESESRTLKKLEEFVREMAAQKEALEIAMLKAETAQEGKLGVEQELRKWRAENEKRRKASESNQGAVNPNKSPRTSFEETKETKNFIHAPDASLPVQHHGLISQKDYYAPANNTETDSSPDVKTTKKKRRSFLRIFMFLTRKKSHSNKSK, translated from the exons ATGTCATCTACCTCAGAAGCAATAGACATAGTTGAGCAGAATGTTTTGGTTCCATCAGACATGGATACAGAAAAATTGCAGCTGCAACAAGAGGAAAGTGCAGCAGGTCTTTCAGTATCCCTTCCAGCATCTACCTCAAGAGCAACACCCATAGTTGAGGAGGCTGCAGTTCCATCAGAAAAGGATCCAGAGAGATTGCAACCACAACAAGAGGAGAGCTTAGCAGGTCTTCCAGAATCCATTCCATCATTTACCTCAGAAGCAATACCCATAGTTAAACAAAAGGCTATGGTTTCATCAGACAAGGATCCAGAGAAATTGCAGCCACAACAAGAGGAGAGGGTAACAGGGCTTTCAGAATCTATTCCATCATTTACCTCAGAAGCAATACCCATAGTTGAACAAAAGGCTATGGTTTCATCAGACAAGGATCCAGAGAAATTGCAGCCACAACAAGAGGAGAGGGTAACAGGGCTTTCAGAATCCATTCCATCATTTACCTCAGAAGCAATACCCATAGTTGAACAAAAGGCTATGGTTTCATCAGACAAGGATCCAGAGAAATTGCAGCCACAACAAGAGGAGTGGGTAACAGGGCTTTCAGAATCCATTCCATCATTTAC CTCAGAAGCAATACCCATAGTTGAACAAAAGGCTATGGTTTCATCAGACAAGGATCCAGAGAAATTGCAGCCACAACAAGAGGAGAGGGTAACAGGGCTTTCAGAATCCATTCCATCATTTACCTCAGAAGCAATACCCATAGTTGAACACAAGACTCCAATTCCATCTGACAAGGATCCAACAAACTTACAGCAGCAGCAACAGGAAAGAGTGGCATGTCTTCCAGAATCCATTCTATCGTCTAACTCTGAAGCAAGAGCCAGTGATGATTTGCAGCAATCTGTAGAAAGTGATTCTGTTCCCAGTACTCATCTTCAACCAAATGGCACTTCTAATGGACATGCACTTGAGCAGTATTCCAGTGTTCAATCAACCAATAAACCAGACATATTGGAGCCATTGGAAAAGGAAAATGTAACAGGCCTTGCAGTGTCCATTTCATCAAGCACCTCCAGAGCAAAACCGGATGCCGCTTTGCAGCAATCTCAAGAAGACAGTTTTGCTACGAGCTCCCATGTTAATGTAATTGTACCTACTGCTTCATCCCCAGGGGTGAATGATGCTGAGAATGACCATCATCTAGTGCCATCCAATAAGTCTCATCAGCAAAAGGCTGAAGTTTCCGGAGATGCCTTTAATATAACAGAGCCTGCTGACCCTTCTAAGCATCTAAAGAAGGTCAATGTAAACAGAGTTCTGATAGATACAGCAGCACCTTTTGAATCTGTCAAAGCTGCTGTTTCGAAATTTGGGGGAATTGTTGATTGGAAGGCACATAGAGTCCATACTGTAGAG AAACGCAAGCTTATAGAAGAGGAACTAGAGAAAGCAAAGGAAGAGATTCCAATTTGTAAGAACCAGTTTCTTGATGCTGAAGATTCAAAAAATCATGTATTAAAAGATCTAGACAGTACCAAGAGACTCATTGAAGAATTGAAACTCAACCTTGAGAGAGCACAGATAGAAGAGCAACAGGCAAAACAGGATGCTGAACTTGCAAAGCTCAGGGTAGAAGAGATGGAGAAAGGAATTGCTGCTGAGGCTAGTGTGGCAGCAAAGGCACAGCTTGAGGTTGCCCGAGCAAGGTGTACAGCTGCTGTTTCACAGCTGAAAAGTGTGAATCATGAACTAGAAGAACTTAGTAAAGATTTTGCTTTATTAGCATCTGAGAGAGACCTAGCTGTTAAGCGAGCCGAGGAGGCTGTTTTTGCCGCAAAAGAAGTTGAGAAGACAGTGGAAGAACTGACAATTGAATTGATCACCACAAGGGAATCTTTGGAGTCCGCACATGCTGCCCATCTGGAGGCAGAGGAACAAAGAATTGGTGCACTTTTGGCAACAGAACAAGATACTCACAATTGGGAGAAGGAATTGAAGGAGGCAGAAGAAGAGCTAGAGAGGCTAAATCAGCATATTTTGTCAGCAAAAGATCTCAAATCAAAACTAGCTACTTCTTCAGCACTGCTTGCAGATTTGAAAATTGAATTAGGAGCTTATATGGAATCAAAAGTGCCGCAGGAAAATGATGAAGAATCTCATGCACAAGGCCAGACAGATGAACTGGAGAAGAGAACACACTCTGAAATAGAAGCAGCAGTTGCTTTGGCCAACAAGGAACTTGAAGAAGTGAAGCTCAACCTTGAGAAATCCATTAATGAGGTTAATTGCTTGAAGGAGGCAGCCATGGCATTAAAGTCTGAGctagaaatagaaaaatcagCACTTGCTGCCATTAGGCAGAGAGAAGGGATGGCGGCAATAGCAGTTGCGGCCCTTGAAACAGAGCTGAGCAAGACTAAATCCGAGATTGCTACTGTTCggttgaaagaaaaagaagcaagacAGATGATGGTGGATCTACCCAAGCAATTACAGCAGGCAGCCGAAGATGCAGATCAGGCCAAGTCACTTGCTCAAATGGCTCGTGAGGATTTGCACAAGGCAGAGGAAGAAGCAGACCATGCAAAAGCTGGAGTAAGCATCTTGAAGAGTAGGCTAGTAGCGGCTGAAAAGGAGATCGAAGCTGCTAGAGCTTCAGAAAAGTTGGCATTATCAGCAATAAAAGCTCTGAAAGAGAGTGAATCAGCTCACAGCCATGACAACTCACCTGCCGGAGTAACGCTTTCTGTGGAGGACTACTATGAACTCAGCAAGCAGGCCCATCATGCAGAGGAGCTGGCTAACGAGAGGGTGGCCACTGCCGTCCTCCATGTCGAGGCAGCCAAGGAATCTGAATCCCGAACCTTGAAAAAGTTAGAGGAATTTGTCCGTGAAATGGCTGCACAAAAGGAAGCATTGGAAATAGCAATGCTGAAGGCTGAGACGGCCCAGGAAGGGAAATTGGGTGTCGAACAGGAACTGAGAAAATGGAGAGCTGAGAATGAGAAACGACGAAAAGCCAGCGAGTCCAATCAAGGAGCAGTGAACCCAAATAAGAGCCCAAGGACAAGCTTTGAGGAGACGAAAGAAACCAAGAACTTTATCCATGCGCCAGATGCTTCCCTACCTGTCCAGCACCATGGATTAATAAGCCAGAAGGACTACTACGCACCTGCAAATAACACTGAAACTGATTCTTCTCCGGATGTTAAGACTACGAAGAAAAAGAGGAGATCGTTCCTCCGGATCTTCATGTTCTTGACCAGGAAAAAGTCACACTCAAACAAGTCAAAGTAA